The genomic window GATTTAGCAGAAGTTGATAGGATTATCGCAGTGGATGATATCGCCCATCGTCCTATGGTTGCTGCTAAATTTCCTGAATGGGTTGATCGCGTTGAGTATTGGCGCGTTAAAGATTTAGACGAAAATCCCGAGGAACCTCCTCTGGAACAACTAGCTCACCATATAGAAGAGCTATTATTAGATTTGGATCAAGATCACTAGATTGGTCTCCCGAGAGAAATTAAGATGATACTATAGCGCTGAGGGCAAGGATCACGGCAAAAGAATGAACAAGTTCACAGCTTACATTGAATATGACCCTGAAACTAAATTTTATGTTGGTATTGTTCCCGGTATTAAAGGGGCGCACACCCAAGGAACTACCTTAGATGAGTTACAACAAAATCTTAAGGAAGTTTTAGAGTTATGTTTAGAAGAATATACAGATTCACTTGAGGATTTACCATTTTTTGTTGGTATTCAACAAATAGAGGTATCTTAGTGAGTAAGCTTCCCATTGTTAATTTTACAAAGATGAATCAAATACTGATTAACTTGGGATTTGAACAAGTTCGACAAAAAGGTAGTCACGTTTTTTATCGGCATCTGGATGGTCGAATTACTACTGTTCCTAATCATGCCGGTAGAGATTTGGCACGTCCTTTGATTCGAGAAATTTTGCAGGAAATTGAAATAAGTCCCAAGGATTTTTTAGAAGAGTTGAAAAAAGTTTAGATGAAAATCCCGAGGACACCCTCTGAAACGACTTGCTCGCCACATAGAAGAGCTATTATTAGATGAAATATCACTAAATCAAGACAAAAGAATCAACCAGATGGGTGTAAGAGCTTATACAATAATTGAAATTATAGATAATATCAGGAAAAACAGTTAAGCTATGCCCCGTCGCGAAGATTTAAAGAAAATTTTACTATTAGGATCAGGTCCGATTGTGATTGGACAAGCTTGTGAATTTGATTACTCAGGTACACAAGCTTGCAAAGCCCTAAGGGAAGAAGGATACGAGGTTATTTTAGTCAACTCTAATCCAGCTTCGATCATGACCGATCCTGATATGGCCAATAAAACCTATATCGAGCCATTGGTACCGGAAATAGTCGCCAAAATCATCGCTAAAGAACGTCCAGACGCCTTGTTACCCACGATGGGAGGACAAACAGCCCTAAATTTAGCCGTAACTTTAGCTAAAACGGGCGTGCTAGAAGAGTACGGAGTAGAATTAATCGGGGCAAAATTGGAAGCGATAGAAAAAGCAGAAGATCGCCTGCTGTTTAAACAAGCTATGAATAAAATCGGGGTACCAGTGTGTCCCTCAGGGATAGCTAATAACTTAGCACAAGCCAAAGCGATCGCCCTGGAAATCGGGTCCTACCCCTTAATTATTCGTCCTGCTTTCACCATGGGAGGAACAGGAGGAGGAATAGCTTACAACCAAGAAGAATACGAAGTCATGGCGCAGTTTGGGATAGACTCATCTCCAGTTTCCCAAATCCTCGTAGAAAAGTCTCTCTTGGGTTGGAAAGAATATGAATTAGAAGTAATGCGCGACTTAGCAGATAACGTAGTAATTATCTGTTCCATTGAAAATATCGATCCCATGGGTGTACACACGGGAGACTCAATTACCGTAGCGCCAGCCCAAACCCTAACGGATAAAGAATATCAGCGTCTGCGGGATGCGTCGAAAAAAATCATCAGGGAGATTGGTGTAGAAACAGGAGGATCTAATATTCAATTTGCCATAAATCCGGTTAATGGTGAGATGGTCGTCATTGAAATGAATCCCCGAGTATCTCGATCTTCGGCTTTAGCATCCAAAGCAACGGGCTTTCCCATCGCCAAATTTGCCGCTAAATTAGCCGTGGGTTATACCCTAGATGAAATACCCAACGATATTACCCAAAAAACCCCCGCTTCCTTTGAACCTACGATTGATTACGTAGTCACCAAAATACCTCGCTTTGCTTTTGAGAAATTTCCTGGCTCTGAAGCGATTTTAACCACTCAGATGAAGTCTGTAGGGGAAGTAATGGCGATCGGCAGAACTTTTAACGAGTCGTTTCAAAAAGCTCTGCGATCGCTCGAAATCGGACGCTATGGCTTTGGCTGCGATCGCGAAGAAATATTACCAAACGTCACCCAACTTCGTTCCAACTTGCGTAAACCTAACCCAGAAAGGATCTTCACCGTTCATCAAGCCCTACAATTGGGAATGGCGGTAGAAGAAATCTATCAACTCACGGGAATTGACCCCTGGTTTTTAGACAAAATGGAAGAATTAGTAGAAGTTCAGAAGTTTATTAAACGCACTCCCTTAAAAGAAATTAGCGCAGCAG from Gloeocapsa sp. PCC 73106 includes these protein-coding regions:
- a CDS encoding type II toxin-antitoxin system HicB family antitoxin; amino-acid sequence: MNKFTAYIEYDPETKFYVGIVPGIKGAHTQGTTLDELQQNLKEVLELCLEEYTDSLEDLPFFVGIQQIEVS
- a CDS encoding type II toxin-antitoxin system HicA family toxin, whose amino-acid sequence is MNQILINLGFEQVRQKGSHVFYRHLDGRITTVPNHAGRDLARPLIREILQEIEISPKDFLEELKKV